A portion of the Tamandua tetradactyla isolate mTamTet1 chromosome 16, mTamTet1.pri, whole genome shotgun sequence genome contains these proteins:
- the B3GNT9 gene encoding UDP-GlcNAc:betaGal beta-1,3-N-acetylglucosaminyltransferase 9 — MRRRLRLRGDATLTLLLGAALGLLLYSQRDGAAPTTSAPPALEGAVRRISPGTRVFQAPEADADPPAYEGDTPAPPTPTGPFDFGGYLRAKDRRRFPLLINQPHKCNGDGEPGGRPDLLIAVKSVAADFERRQAVRQTWGAEGRVQGALVRRVFLLGVPRGAGIEGADVEGAGTRAHWRALLRAESRAYADILLWAFDDTFFNLTLKEIHFLAWTSAFCPDVRFVFKGDSDVFVHVGNLLEFLAPRDPAQDLLAGDVIIQARPIRVRASKYYIPEVVYGLPAYPAYAGGGGFVLSGATVRRLADACAQVELFPIDDVFLGMCLQRLRLTPEPHPAFRTFGISPPSAAPHLRTFDPCFYRELVVVHGLSAADIWLMWRLLHGPNRPTCAHPWPAAAGPFQWGP, encoded by the coding sequence ATGCGGCGGAGGCTGCGCCTACGCGGGGACGCGACACTCACACTGCTCCTCGGCGCTGCCCTCGGCCTCTTGCTCTACTCACAACGCGACGGCGCGGCCCCGACGACGAGCGCGCCGCCAGCGCTAGAGGGGGCAGTTCGGAGGATCAGCCCTGGAACCCGCGTCTTCCAAGCACCGGAGGCGGACGCAGACCCACCGGCCTACGAAGGGGATACGCCAGCACCGCCCACGCCTACGGGACCCTTTGATTTCGGCGGCTACCTACGCGCCAAGGACCGGCGGCGCTTCCCGCTGCTCATTAACCAGCCGCACAAGTGCAACGGCGATGGTGAACCCGGCGGTAGACCCGACCTGCTCATCGCTGTCAAGTCGGTGGCGGCCGACTTCGAGCGGCGCCAAGCTGTGCGCCAAACGTGGGGCGCTGAGGGCCGCGTGCAGGGGGCGCTCGTGCGCCGCGTGTTCTTGCTGGGCGTGCCCAGGGGAGCGGGCATTGAAGGGGCAGATGTGGAGGGGGCGGGCACGCGAGCGCACTGGCGCGCCCTGCTCCGTGCTGAAAGCCGTGCCTACGCGGACATACTGCTCTGGGCCTTCGACGACACATTTTTCAACCTAACGCTCAAGGAGATCCACTTTCTGGCCTGGACCTCGGCATTCTGTCCCGATGTACGCTTCGTTTTTAAGGGTGACTCCGACGTGTTCGTGCACGTGGGAAACCTGCTGGAGTTCCTTGCACCAAGGGATCCGGCACAGGACCTGCTTGCGGGTGACGTGATTATACAGGCGCGGCCAATCCGCGTGCGGGCCAGCAAGTACTACATCCCAGAGGTTGTGTACGGCCTGCCCGCCTACCCAGCCTATGCGGGTGGTGGTGGCTTCGTGCTTTCTGGGGCCACGGTGCGCCGCCTGGCTGACGCTTGCGCGCAGGTTGAGCTCTTCCCTATCGATGATGTCTTTCTGGGCATGTGTCTACAGCGCCTGCGGCTCACACCTGAGCCTCATCCCGCTTTTCGCACTTTTGGCATCTCCCCACCTTCGGCCGCGCCGCACCTGCGCACCTTCGACCCCTGCTTTTACCGGGAGCTTGTTGTCGTACACGGGCTCTCAGCCGCTGACATCTGGCTTATGTGGCGCCTGCTACACGGGCCAAACAGACCCACATGTGCACATCCATGGCCTGCTGCTGCAGGTCCCTTCCAATGGGGCCCCTAG